The genomic interval CCGGGTCAACAAACTCGCCGTGGAGACCCCCGCCAGCTTCGTCGCCTTCGACCTGCTCGCCCTCGGCGACGACGACCTCACCGGCAAAGCGTTCGCCGAACGCCGCCGCACCCTCGAAACCCTCCTCACCGGCAGCTACGAACGCCTGCACCTCACCCCCCTGACCTCCGACCCGCAGACCGCCCAGGACTGGTTCACCCGCTTCGAAGGCGCCGGTTTCGACGGCGTCATGGTCAAAGCCACCGACCTGCCCTACCTGCAGGACAAACGCGTCATGGTCAAGGTCAAACACGAACGCACCGCCGACTGCGTCGTCGCCGGATTCCGCTGGCACAAGGACGGCCAGGGCGTCGGATCACTGCTGCTCGGCCTCTACGACGACGAAGGCAGCCTGCACCACGTCGGCGTCGCCAGCAGCTTCACCGCCAAACGCCGCAGCGAACTCGTCGACGAACTCGCCCCCCTGCGCGAGAACGCCCTCGAACACCACCCCTGGCGCAGCTGGGCCGACGCCGCCGCCCAAGCCAAGGCCGACGGCAAGATGCCCGGCGGCATCAGCCGCTGGACCGGCGGCAAAGACCTGTCCTGGGAGGCACTGCGCCCCGAACTGGTCGCCGAGGTCCGCTACGAGCACGTCATGGCCGGTCGATTACGCCACGGCGGCCGCCTGGTCCGCTTCCGCGACGACCGCACCCCCGAATCCTGCACCTACGCCCAGCTCGACGAGGTCGCCCCCGCAGAACTCGCCGACATCTTCGCCGAGGCCAAGCGATGAGCACCGCCATCGACCTCGAAGTCGACGGCAGAACCGTCACCATCACCAACCCCGACAAGATCTACTTCACCAAGCGCGGCGAAACCAAACTCGACCTCGTCCGCTACTACCAGGCCGTCGCCGAACCGTTCCTGCGCACCGTCCGCGACCGGCCCGTCCTGCTCGAACGCTACCCCGACGGCGCGAGCGGCAAATCCTGGTTCCAGAAACGCGTCCCCAAATCGGTACCCGACTGGCTGCAGACCACCGTCGTCTCCACCCCCAACGGCACCACCAGCGACGCCCTCGTCGCCGCCGACCTCGCCCACATCCTGTGGGCAGTCAACCTGGGCTGCTTGGGATTTCACGTCTGGCCCACCCACGCCGGCGCCGCCGAACACAGCACCGCACCCGAGGTGCACGACGCCGCCGGGACACTCCTGCCACCCACCGGCGTCACCGACGAACTCCGCATCGACCTCGACCCCTCCCCCGGCACCGCCTTCGACGACCTGCGCGAAACCGCCGCGCTGACCCGCGATCTGTGCGCCGAACTCGGCATCGACGCCCGCCTCAAGACCTCCGGCTCCCGCGGCCTGCACATCTACATCCTGCTCGAACCCCGCTGGGACGGCTACCAGGTCCGCGCGGCCGCCGTCGCCCTCGCCCGCGAACTCGAACGCCGCCACGGCGACCTCATCACCGCCCAATGGTGGAAGGAGAACCGCGGCAGCCGAATCTTCGTCGACTACAACCAGAACGCCCCGCACCGCACCGTATTCGGCGCCTGGTGCGTGCGCCCCAAGGTCGGCGGCCAGGTCTCCACCCCGCTCGCCTGGGACGAACTCGACACCGTCGTCCCCGACGAACTCACCCTCGCCACCGTCCCCGCCCGCGTCACCGAACTCGGCGACCCGTGGGCCGACCGCACCCCGCAATCCATCGAGCCACTGCTCGACATGTCCACGCGCGACCTGGAATCCGGCCTCATGGACGCCCCCTGGCCGCCCGTCTACCCGAAAATGCCCAACGAACCCCCACGCGTCCAGCCCAGCCGAGCCCGCAAGGAGTAGCCGGAACCGACCGCGTCAGCCCTGATCCTCGATCTTCGGGAAGGACCGGGTGACCAGGGTCAGCAGCATGTCCGCCAGCAGATGGTGCACCTGCTCACGCGACAGCGAACCGCGCGTGATCCATTCGCGCCCAGCCGCTTTCACCAGCCCGCCGTAGGCGCGCACCAGCGCGCGCAACTCAGCGCTGCGCTTGGAGCCCGCCAGGCCGACCATATGCAGCAACCGGTCGG from Nocardia wallacei carries:
- a CDS encoding ATP-dependent DNA ligase translates to MDLPVMPPVKPMLAKSASDLPRDPGLCYEPKWDGFRCIVFRDGDEIELGSRNDRPLTRYFPELVELLGKALPDRCVIDGEVVVVTAQGLDFDTLQQRLHPAASRVNKLAVETPASFVAFDLLALGDDDLTGKAFAERRRTLETLLTGSYERLHLTPLTSDPQTAQDWFTRFEGAGFDGVMVKATDLPYLQDKRVMVKVKHERTADCVVAGFRWHKDGQGVGSLLLGLYDDEGSLHHVGVASSFTAKRRSELVDELAPLRENALEHHPWRSWADAAAQAKADGKMPGGISRWTGGKDLSWEALRPELVAEVRYEHVMAGRLRHGGRLVRFRDDRTPESCTYAQLDEVAPAELADIFAEAKR
- a CDS encoding DNA polymerase domain-containing protein codes for the protein MSTAIDLEVDGRTVTITNPDKIYFTKRGETKLDLVRYYQAVAEPFLRTVRDRPVLLERYPDGASGKSWFQKRVPKSVPDWLQTTVVSTPNGTTSDALVAADLAHILWAVNLGCLGFHVWPTHAGAAEHSTAPEVHDAAGTLLPPTGVTDELRIDLDPSPGTAFDDLRETAALTRDLCAELGIDARLKTSGSRGLHIYILLEPRWDGYQVRAAAVALARELERRHGDLITAQWWKENRGSRIFVDYNQNAPHRTVFGAWCVRPKVGGQVSTPLAWDELDTVVPDELTLATVPARVTELGDPWADRTPQSIEPLLDMSTRDLESGLMDAPWPPVYPKMPNEPPRVQPSRARKE